The following DNA comes from Streptomyces sp. NBC_00690.
TTTCGGTCACATCGCCGAGGGTCGCGCCACTCGGCGATGGAAACGGCAGGAGACATGAGCGTGCAGCACGAGGCCCCATCCGAAGCCACCGCGGAGGCGCTGGAGGTCTGGATCGACCAGGACCTCTGCACCGGGGACGGAATCTGCGCCCAGTACGCACCGGACGTCTTTGAGCTGGACATTGACGGCCTCGCGTACGTCAAGAGCGGGGAGGACGAGTTGCTCCAGGACACCGGAGCGACAACGCCCGTGCCCTTGCCGCTCCTCCAGGACGTGGTGGACTCGGCCCGGGAGTGCCCGGGGGATTGCATCCATGTACGGCGCGTTTCGGACAGCGTAGAAATCTACGGCCCCAACGCTGAGTAACAATTTAGATACACAGCGTTCTCGCATGAGAGATGCACCCTCTATACGGGTTTCGACCTACAGAGCCTGATCTGATGGGTTCTGTACCGTACGGAGGAACTTACCGCCCTCCCACCGCCATTCCACGTTCTCGCTCTCGTCCGGACAGCAGCTGGGCACCTCGGGCGAGGAGTAGCCGAGCAGGGTCGCGGTGATCGTCCCGTCCTTGAGGGCGAGGTTGCTCACACTGCGCTGGGCGCCCGGTTCCACGAGGGTCGCCACCACGCGCGGAGCCTGGTCGCCGGCGGCGGTCAGGACGAAGACTCCGGCGGGCGGAGTCCCGGACCCCGCATCACACCGTGCCGCCACCACCGTCTCGGGCCTGCCGTCACCGTCGAGGTCACCGCTGGCACGCTGGGTTATCAGGCTCGGCACACCGGGGCACTCCAGCGGCAACTGCACTCCGGTCGGGTCCGGGGCCGGTGCCTGCGCGGGCGCTGCGGCGATCGCACTGCCGGACTTCGATCCGGCCGCTCCCGCCGTCGCCCTGTCGGGCTGGAGCCATCCGGCGAGTGCCACCACCGCAGCCATCACGGTCGCGGTGGCGAGCCAGTGCACCGGGCGGGTCCGCGTGTGCGCGAGGTCCGGGACGGCGGAGGTCTGCACGCGTGAAGTCTCCTGAGCATACGGAGCCGGCGGAGGCGTCGGCGGCGGGCGGGAGGTTTGCATCGTGCCACACGTCACAGCCACGGGGAACACCGGGGTGGACACCGGCCCATGGGGATCTGACGCCCCTTTCCGGCTGCCGCGACGCACAACGCCACAACGCCGCCGTCGAGTTCCCCGATGCGAAGTGCAGCGGTTGCGGAACTCGACGGCGGCGTCGGGTTTCTGTCGTGGCGTCAGCCCTTGTTGGGGCCGTCGTAGTCATCGCCGTAGGCACCCTTGGCGGGGCGGCGGCGACGCATCGGGGGCTCCACGCCGTCCGCGAGGCGACGCGCGGTCACCAGGAAGCCGGTGTGTCCGATCATGCGGTGATCCGGGCGGACCGCCAGGCCCTCGACGTGCCAGTTGCGGATCATGGATTCCCAGGGCTGCGGCTCGGCGAAGCAGCCGATCTCGCGGATGGATTCCACGGTCCGGGCGAGCTGGGTGGTGGTCGCGACGTAGCAGCAGAGGATGCCTCCGGGGACCAGCGCCTTGGACACCGCGTCGAGGCACTCCCAGGGGGCGAGCATGTCCAGGATGACCCGGTCGACATCGGCGTCGTCGAGGTGGTCTTGGAGGTCACCGACGGTGAGCTGCCAGGCCGGGTGCGGACCGCCGAAGTAGCGTTCGACGTTCTGCTGGGCGATCTCGGCGAAGTCGGGGCGGCGCTCGTAGGAGTGCAGCATGCCGTGGTCACCGATGGCGCGGAGCAGGAAGGCGCTGAGCGAGCCCGAGCCCACTCCCGCCTCGACGACCCGCGCACCGGCGAAGATGTCGGCGAAGGCGAGGATCTGCCCCGCGTCCTTGGGGTAGACCACGGCGGCGCCGCGGGGCATGGACAGGACGTAGTCGGGGAGCAGGGGGCGCAGCGCGAGGTAGGCGACGTTTCCCGTGGTTCGGACAACACTGCCCTCAGGAGCGCCGATCAGCTCGTCGTGCGGGAACGACCCTTTGTGGGTGTGGAAGTTCTTTCCCGCTTCGAGCGTGAACGTGTAGTGGCGTCCCTTGGGATCGGTGAGCTGGACCTGGTCCCCGACTTTGAAGGGCCCGCGACGGCGGGCGGCACCGGTCGGTTCGGACATGTGACCAGCCTACCGGCCACTTGGAGGCCCGGGGACCAGGGCTGCCGCCGAGCGGTGGGGTGGGCCGACCGCAGCGCCCTCAGAGCGAAAGCGCCGGACGCCCCGGGGCTCAGCTGCCGGGGCGGGCCATGGCGGCGACGAAGGCCCGCTCGACGTCCGCCGTCGACAGCACGCCGTAGATCTCCCCGGACTCCTCCACCACCAGGTACTCCGTGGCGGGGGTGGTGCGCAGTCGGTCCAGGAGCGCTTCGCCCGCCAGCTCGGCGGGCAGCCTCATGTCATCGGTCAGGTCCTGGGCGAGCCCACCGACGGCGACCCAGGGCCGGCGGTGCTGCGGCACACCGACGATGGCGCTCTCCCGCACGAGTGCCATCGGTTCGCCCTGTCCGTCGACGACGACGAGGGCGCGGGCACCGGACTCGTTGGCTCGGCGCAGGGCCTCCGAGAGGGGGGTGTCGGACTCGACGGGAACGGCGCGGCGGGTGAGGGTGCGCGCTTCGAGTTCCGGGAGGTGCTCGCGGAGCCGGGCCACCCGCAGGCTGTTGCCCGCCCCGGTCCAGATGATCGCGGCGAGAATGGCGGCCAGGAGGGCGTCGGTGACGGTCTCCATGCCGCCCATGTCCTGGGCGGGACTGCCGAGCACTCCGGTGTGGGTGAGCAGCGGCAGCCCGATCAGTACGGCGACGGCCAGCGCCCGGCCGACCCACGCGGCGGCGATGGTGCCGCTCATGGGCTTGCCCGTGATCTTCCAGACGATGGCGCGCAGCATCCGACCGCCGTCCAGCGGCAGGCCGGGCAGCAGGTTGAACGCGGCGACGATCAGGTTGGAGATCATCAGGCCGGCGAGCAGGACCCCGGGGACCGTACCGGGCTCGACGGCCTGCATGCCCAGGTAGAAGACGCCGGCGAGGACCAGGGACAGGAGTGGTCCGACGAAGGCGAGGATGAACTCCCGGCCGGGGGTCTCGGACTCCTTCTCGATCTCGGAGACGCCGCCGAAGAACTGGAGCTGGATGCGGCGCACCGGCAGTTTGAAGCGCAGTGCGGCGATGGTGTGCGCCAGTTCGTGGACGAGTACGGAGGCGTAGAAGGCGACGGCGAAGAAGAGGGAGACGAGGTACCGCAGACCGCCGAGATCGGGCAGGATGCGGTCGAGCTGACCGCCGAAGACCCAGGTGATGAGGGCGGCGACGAGGAACCAGCTGGGGGCGACGTACACGGGCACGCCGAAGGGGCGGCCCATGAGGAGACCGCCTCCCGGTCCTTGGCGACCCTCGGGGCGCCGCGGCTTGCCGTCCGGAGGGGTGCCCTGGGGGGCTGGTCCCTCCGTTCCGGTCTCTGCTCGCTCGCGCTCGCCTCGCCTGTCGTCCTCGTTCACGGGTTCCCTTCGTCTTGTGCGCTGTCGGTGCGCCGACCCGGCACCTCGATCATGCAGTGCGGGGCCTCTGACGTCGATGGTATTGCGCTCGCTGTCAGTGGCGGGCCGTAGGGTCTGCGTCATGAGTACGAGCCAGCAGCCCTCGCCGGGTGGACCGCCCACGTCGCTTTCGCCTTCGCGGGCGAGCGATTTTATGCAGTGTCCCCTGCTGTACCGGTTCAGGGTGATCGACCGGCTTCCCGAGAAGCCGAGCGAGGCGGCGACCCGGGGCACGTTGGTCCATGCCGTGCTGGAGCGCTTGTTCGACGTTCCAGCGGGCGAGCGTACGCCGCCGCGGGCGAAATCACTGGTTCCGGCACAGTGGGACCGGCTGCTTGAGTCCCGGCCGGAGCTGGGCGGCCTGTTCGAGGGGGATGCCGACGGCGAGCGTCTCGGGCGCTGGTTGGGTGAGGCGGAGGCGCTGGTGGAGCGCTGGTTCGCCCTGGAGGATCCGACCCGGCTTGAGCCCGCCGAGCGGGAGATGTTCGTGGAGACGGAGTTGGAGTCGGGTCTGCGGCTGCGCGGGGTGATCGACCGGGTGGATGTGGCGCCGACGGGCGAGGTGCGGATCGTCGATTACAAGACGGGCAAGGCGCCGCGGCCCGAGTACAGCGAGGGCGCGCTGTTCCAGATGAAGTTCTACGCCCTGGTGGTGTGGCGGCTGCGCAAGGTGGTGCCCCGACGGCTCCAGCTGGTGTATCTGGGCAGTGGGGACGTTCTGACGTACGACCCGGTGCCGGCGGACCTGGAGCGGGTCGAGCGCAAGCTGCTGGCGTTGTGGGATGCGATCAGAGAGGCGACGGAGTCGGGGGACTGGCGTCCGCGCCCGACGAAGCTGTGCGGCTGGTGTGACCATCGGGCGGTCTGTCCTGAGTTTGGCGGTACTCCCCCGGTTTATCCATTGAGCATTTCCCCGGCCGGTCCGTCGCAGGATGGTCAGGGCAGAATGGGTCTTGACCAATTGTGAGGAGTTGCCCGTGGCCATCCGCGTTCTACTGGTCGATGACCAACCTCTGCTGCGCACCGGTTTCCGGATGATTTTGGAGGCCGAGCAGGACATCGCGGTCGTCGGCGAGGCCGGGGACGGTCTCCAGGCCCTCGACCAGGTGCGGGCGCTCCAGCCCGATGTAGTGCTCATGGACATCCGGATGCCCCGGATGGACGGGGTGGAAGCGACCCGGCAGATCGCCGGTCCGGGTCGGGACGGTCAGGCGAAGGTGTTGGTGTTGACCACCTTCGACCTCGATGAGTACGTGGTGGAGGCGTTGCGGGCGGGAGCCAGTGGGTTCCTGCTCAAGGACGCGCCCGCCAATGAGTTGGTGCAGGCGATCCGGGTGGTTGCCGCGGGTGAGGCGATGTTGGCACCGAGCATCACCCGCCGACTGCTCGACAAGTACGCCGGGCATCTGCCTTCGGGGGAGGATCCGGTCCCCGACACCCTCCATACGCTGACGGAGCGCGAGGTGGAGGTGTTGAAGCTGGTGTCGCGGGGGATGTCGAACGCCGAGATCGCCGCGGACCTGTTCGTCAGTGAGACGACGGTCAAGACGCACGTGGGCCATGTACTGACCAAGCTGGGGCTGCGGGACCGGGTACAGGCCGCCGTCTATGCGTACGAGAGCGGTTTGGTGCGTCCGGGGGCGCAGTGAGGGACCCTCTGGGCGGTGTGGGTGTGTCAGTGGCGGCCGGGGCGATTGCCCGGCCGCCACTGGCGTTCATGGGCGGGCTCAGCTGTCGCCGCGGCCGAGCTCCCACAGTTGAAGGTCGGAGCTGCCGTTGAGGAGTCGTTCCACACCGGTGACGCCGGCCCGGGCGGCGACGTACTGCTTGTCCTGCCGCAGCGGCAGCACCGGGACGTCGTTGGCGACGATCTCCTGCAACCGGGCGAAGGCCGGCTCGGCGGCGGTGCGGTCGGCCTGTCGACGGGACTGCGGGATGAGCTTGCGCGCCTCGGTGCTCACGTAGGGCGAGTTGAGGAAGTTGTCCTTCTCCAGGAACGGGGCGATGTAGTTCTCGGGGTCCGGGTAGTCGGGGACCCAGCCGAGACCGAACACCGGATAGTCACCGCGCTTGTGGGCGGTGCGGAAGGTGGCCCAGTCGGAGCCCTCGACGGTGACGTCGAACAGCTTGGAGGCGTTCAGCTGGGTCTTGAGGAGACCGAACTCCTTGGCCGTGGCCCCGCTGTAACGGTCCTCGGAGTAATGCAGCGAAAGCTTCACGGGAGTTTTGATGCCGGCCTTGCGGAGGATCTGCTTGGCCTGGGCGCGGCTGGGCTCGCCGTACCGGTTGTAGAAGGCGTTCTTGTGTGCGCTGACGCTGGCGGGAATGAGGGAATAGAGCGGTTCCGCGGTGGCGGAATACACCTGGCCGGCGATCTGGCCGCGGTCCACGAGTGCCGCCATCGCCTGTCGCACCGCCTTGTCCTTCACCGCCGGGTGGTCGGTGTTGAAGGCGAGGTAGAAGATGGACAAGCCCTGGAGTTCGGTAAGGGTGATGTTCTCCTTGGGCTTTTCCTTCATCTGTGCGACCTGTTCGGGCCCGAGTTCACGAGTGGCAATGTCGATCTCGCCCTTGTCGAGGGCCTTGGCCATGGCCTCCGGGTCCTCGTAGACGCGCAGTTCGACCTTGCTGTTGTGCAGTTTGACGTCTCCCTTGTAGGAGCCGTTCTTCTTGAAGGTGACCTTGGTGACCGCGTCATCCTTGACCTGGGTGGTCATGGTGTACGGCCCGGAGCCGTCCACGCCGAAGCCCGCACGGAGCTTGTCGCCCTCGTACTTCTTCTTGCTGACGATGCCGGCGATCGGGGTGGAGAGCTTGTACGGGAAGGTCGCGTCCGGTGTTGCGAGGTGGAAGACCACCTCGTGGTCGCCCTTGACGTCGATGGTTTCGATGTTGGCCAGCAAGGCGGCGGCACCGTTGTCATCGTTGATCTTCAGAACGCGCTCGATGGAGAACTTGACGTCCTCGGCGGTGATGGGACTGCCGTCGGTGAAGCTGAGGTCGGTGCGCAGTTCGCAGCGGTAGCTCTCGCTCGCCTTGTCCGTGAACGCGCAGGTCTTCGCGGCGTCCGGGACGGGTTGGCCGCCACCGCGAGGGGCGTGCATCAGCGTCTGGAGCGTCTGGCGCAGCACGTTCCACGAGCCGGTGTCGTAGGCGTGGGCCGGGTCCAGGGGTGCGGGGGCATCCTTGTCGGCGATGAGTTCGTCCGTGGTGCCCACGACAATGGAGTCACCGCCACCACCGACGCCCTCTGCCCCGCCGCACGCGACGAGCACGGGCGCGAGCAGGCCGACGACGGCCGGCAGCACCAGAGTCTTACGGTTCATCCTGGACGTTCTCCTCATCCGACACTGGGATACAGCGGGTACGGAGGACTTCGTCGCGACCGCGTGTGGGACGGGTCCCACCGTTCGAATGAACAGGACGACTCCCCCGTGTTCGCGGCAGTGTTGGCAGCCGCCGGGGTGCGTCGGTGGTGCGACGAAGGCTCGCGATGAGATTAGTCGGCGCTCACGGTGCTGCCGGACAACGCGAAGCTGCGGTGTATTCGCTGAGTGATCCCTCATGGCTGTGTGTAGATGGCATCGCCATGGAATTTTTCGTAGAGCAACGTGATCAATATGGACACAAGGGCACGTGCGGTATCGCCCAGTAGGGGCGTGGAACGCCTAGAACGACACGCCCTAGAAGGCTTACAGTGATGAACGTCACGCGAAAATACATACGAGAAGGGCCTTGCATAAATGACGTTCCGGCCAGGGGAAAAGCGAATTCCCGGCCAGGGGATACGGCCCGAGTTTAATTTGACTTTCAAGAAACTCGGACCGTATGCCCATCAGTTCATCGAGGTGATGAGCCCACGGAGAAAGCCGAGGTCCACTTCTTCGAGCGATCCGACGACCGCCCGCCCCACGGCGGGTGCGATCGGCGCCACCGACGGGACCGCGACGACCCGGCACCCAGCGGCCTCGGCGGAGGCGACCCCGGTCGCCGTGTCCTCGATGACGGCACATCGAGCGGGCTCGGCACCCAGGCCCCGGGCGGCCAACAGATAGGGGTCGGGGTGCGGCTTGGTGCGCGGCACCTCATCGCCCGCGATCGACAGCCGGAAGTTCTGCGGCCCCAGGGAGTCCAACAC
Coding sequences within:
- a CDS encoding ferredoxin; this translates as MSVQHEAPSEATAEALEVWIDQDLCTGDGICAQYAPDVFELDIDGLAYVKSGEDELLQDTGATTPVPLPLLQDVVDSARECPGDCIHVRRVSDSVEIYGPNAE
- a CDS encoding tRNA (adenine-N1)-methyltransferase; translated protein: MSEPTGAARRRGPFKVGDQVQLTDPKGRHYTFTLEAGKNFHTHKGSFPHDELIGAPEGSVVRTTGNVAYLALRPLLPDYVLSMPRGAAVVYPKDAGQILAFADIFAGARVVEAGVGSGSLSAFLLRAIGDHGMLHSYERRPDFAEIAQQNVERYFGGPHPAWQLTVGDLQDHLDDADVDRVILDMLAPWECLDAVSKALVPGGILCCYVATTTQLARTVESIREIGCFAEPQPWESMIRNWHVEGLAVRPDHRMIGHTGFLVTARRLADGVEPPMRRRRPAKGAYGDDYDGPNKG
- a CDS encoding site-2 protease family protein, producing MNEDDRRGERERAETGTEGPAPQGTPPDGKPRRPEGRQGPGGGLLMGRPFGVPVYVAPSWFLVAALITWVFGGQLDRILPDLGGLRYLVSLFFAVAFYASVLVHELAHTIAALRFKLPVRRIQLQFFGGVSEIEKESETPGREFILAFVGPLLSLVLAGVFYLGMQAVEPGTVPGVLLAGLMISNLIVAAFNLLPGLPLDGGRMLRAIVWKITGKPMSGTIAAAWVGRALAVAVLIGLPLLTHTGVLGSPAQDMGGMETVTDALLAAILAAIIWTGAGNSLRVARLREHLPELEARTLTRRAVPVESDTPLSEALRRANESGARALVVVDGQGEPMALVRESAIVGVPQHRRPWVAVGGLAQDLTDDMRLPAELAGEALLDRLRTTPATEYLVVEESGEIYGVLSTADVERAFVAAMARPGS
- a CDS encoding RecB family exonuclease; the encoded protein is MSTSQQPSPGGPPTSLSPSRASDFMQCPLLYRFRVIDRLPEKPSEAATRGTLVHAVLERLFDVPAGERTPPRAKSLVPAQWDRLLESRPELGGLFEGDADGERLGRWLGEAEALVERWFALEDPTRLEPAEREMFVETELESGLRLRGVIDRVDVAPTGEVRIVDYKTGKAPRPEYSEGALFQMKFYALVVWRLRKVVPRRLQLVYLGSGDVLTYDPVPADLERVERKLLALWDAIREATESGDWRPRPTKLCGWCDHRAVCPEFGGTPPVYPLSISPAGPSQDGQGRMGLDQL
- a CDS encoding response regulator transcription factor — encoded protein: MAIRVLLVDDQPLLRTGFRMILEAEQDIAVVGEAGDGLQALDQVRALQPDVVLMDIRMPRMDGVEATRQIAGPGRDGQAKVLVLTTFDLDEYVVEALRAGASGFLLKDAPANELVQAIRVVAAGEAMLAPSITRRLLDKYAGHLPSGEDPVPDTLHTLTEREVEVLKLVSRGMSNAEIAADLFVSETTVKTHVGHVLTKLGLRDRVQAAVYAYESGLVRPGAQ
- a CDS encoding ABC transporter substrate-binding protein produces the protein MNRKTLVLPAVVGLLAPVLVACGGAEGVGGGGDSIVVGTTDELIADKDAPAPLDPAHAYDTGSWNVLRQTLQTLMHAPRGGGQPVPDAAKTCAFTDKASESYRCELRTDLSFTDGSPITAEDVKFSIERVLKINDDNGAAALLANIETIDVKGDHEVVFHLATPDATFPYKLSTPIAGIVSKKKYEGDKLRAGFGVDGSGPYTMTTQVKDDAVTKVTFKKNGSYKGDVKLHNSKVELRVYEDPEAMAKALDKGEIDIATRELGPEQVAQMKEKPKENITLTELQGLSIFYLAFNTDHPAVKDKAVRQAMAALVDRGQIAGQVYSATAEPLYSLIPASVSAHKNAFYNRYGEPSRAQAKQILRKAGIKTPVKLSLHYSEDRYSGATAKEFGLLKTQLNASKLFDVTVEGSDWATFRTAHKRGDYPVFGLGWVPDYPDPENYIAPFLEKDNFLNSPYVSTEARKLIPQSRRQADRTAAEPAFARLQEIVANDVPVLPLRQDKQYVAARAGVTGVERLLNGSSDLQLWELGRGDS